CCCGCCGACGCGACAGGCGGGGGGAGCTGGAAGGCAGTGGTGACGAGCGGCTGATGCGTCCACAAGGCGCAATAACCGCACTTTTCCCAATGATCTGCCGAGTCGAGCGAGTGGCCGACGTTGCCGTGCTCGCTATGCAGTCCGGTGACCTCTGCCTGAGCGGGAGGTACGGGATGAGCACGATGCGCGGGCGGCGCCTGCGCGTCGTCATGGCCGCTGTGGCCGTCATGCGCAGGTTCGCGTTGGGCGACGGCGCGCGCGGTGGTGTTCGTGCCCAGCGAGGCCTGCGTGCCCTGCACCGTGCAGTAGACCGCAAACGGATCCGCCTGCATGGCGGCGCGCCATTGCGCAATCGCGGGCATGAGCGCAGCCAGCAGGATCGCCAGCAGGGCGATCCCGATTGCGACGCGATGCTGACGAAGCTTGCGCATGCTGGGCCGGATCGGAATAAGCGGATTAAGCGGATTAAGCGGATGAACGAAAAATACGGGAATCGCC
The Pandoraea oxalativorans genome window above contains:
- a CDS encoding DUF2946 family protein, encoding MRKLRQHRVAIGIALLAILLAALMPAIAQWRAAMQADPFAVYCTVQGTQASLGTNTTARAVAQREPAHDGHSGHDDAQAPPAHRAHPVPPAQAEVTGLHSEHGNVGHSLDSADHWEKCGYCALWTHQPLVTTAFQLPPPVASAGIVAAPRAPIPHFPRARFSDALARAPPSLAV